A single genomic interval of Blochmannia endosymbiont of Camponotus sp. C-003 harbors:
- the lgt gene encoding prolipoprotein diacylglyceryl transferase, translated as MQDLYYHTFNPVIFKIGPISLHWYGMMYGLAFMYAMWSLSHRIRYSNNVVLWTHVNIEHLLCLCCFGVLLGGRIGYVLFYQWSFFSKNLLSIFNIWEGGMSFHGGLIGVIISIAWFSYKKHQSFFQISDFIVPAVPFGLGLGRLGNFINGELWGRIAIDIPWAVLFPNSVYQDLLTLLDHPEWQPLFDNYGVLPRHPSQLYEMFLEGMILFVIIHKFIRQPHPVGSVSGLFLICYGVFRFIAEFFRQPDSHLGLINNILTMGQILSCPMIILGIVIIYVAYK; from the coding sequence ATGCAAGATCTTTATTATCATACGTTTAATCCAGTAATTTTTAAAATAGGACCTATTTCGCTACATTGGTATGGAATGATGTATGGATTAGCTTTTATGTACGCCATGTGGTCATTATCGCATCGTATACGATATTCTAATAATGTTGTTTTATGGACGCATGTAAACATAGAACATTTACTATGTTTGTGTTGTTTTGGTGTTTTATTGGGTGGTCGTATTGGATATGTATTATTTTATCAATGGTCTTTTTTTTCTAAAAACTTACTTTCGATATTTAATATATGGGAAGGAGGTATGTCTTTTCATGGCGGATTAATAGGTGTAATTATATCAATTGCATGGTTTTCTTATAAAAAACACCAATCTTTTTTTCAAATATCGGATTTTATCGTACCAGCAGTTCCTTTTGGATTAGGACTCGGTAGATTAGGAAATTTTATTAACGGAGAATTATGGGGTCGAATAGCCATTGATATTCCATGGGCTGTTTTATTTCCTAATTCCGTATATCAAGATTTGTTAACATTACTAGATCATCCTGAATGGCAACCACTATTTGATAATTATGGTGTACTGCCTCGTCATCCATCTCAATTATATGAAATGTTTTTAGAAGGAATGATACTATTCGTTATTATACACAAGTTTATTCGTCAACCACATCCTGTAGGTAGTGTATCTGGATTGTTTCTAATTTGTTATGGTGTGTTTCGTTTTATAGCAGAGTTTTTTCGTCAACCTGATAGTCATCTAGGATTAATTAATAACATACTCACCATGGGTCAAATTTTGTCATGTCCCATGATTATATTGGGAATAGTTATAATTTATGTCGCTTATAAATAG
- the rppH gene encoding RNA pyrophosphohydrolase, translating to MIDSNGYRLNVGIVLCNTQQQVLWARKCKQHYCWQFPQGGINIGETPEQAMYRELFEEIGLNYQDVRILSSTQSWIRYRLPKKLIRWKIRPICFGQKQKWFLLKLLSKDTHINIQNNEDHTFDSWKWVSVWYPIRRVVFFKRNVYRKVMQEFVNVIIS from the coding sequence GTGATTGACAGTAACGGTTACCGATTAAACGTAGGAATTGTGCTATGTAATACTCAACAACAGGTATTATGGGCCAGAAAATGTAAGCAACATTACTGCTGGCAATTTCCTCAAGGCGGAATTAACATCGGAGAAACTCCAGAACAAGCCATGTATAGGGAATTATTTGAAGAAATAGGATTGAATTATCAAGATGTTCGTATTCTATCTTCAACCCAATCTTGGATACGTTATAGGCTGCCTAAGAAATTAATTCGTTGGAAAATTAGACCGATCTGCTTTGGTCAAAAACAAAAGTGGTTTTTATTAAAACTTTTATCTAAAGATACCCATATTAATATACAAAACAATGAAGATCATACATTTGATAGCTGGAAATGGGTTAGTGTGTGGTATCCAATACGCCGAGTCGTTTTTTTTAAAAGAAATGTGTATAGAAAAGTTATGCAAGAATTTGTTAATGTAATAATTTCATAG
- the lysA gene encoding diaminopimelate decarboxylase, translating to MAHSICTQINSLPYESLKKLHQKYKGPVWVYDASIIINRITQLKQFDVIRYAQKSCSNIHILRLMHNHGVKIDAVSLGEIERALLAGFKTGKQSNEIVFTADILEEETLLRILKLNIVVNAGSIDMLEQLGICSPGHKVWLRINPGFGNGHNQKTNTGGENSKHGIWHEDIPTALYYIHHYDLRLIGLHMHIGSGVQYDHLSKVCNAMVQQILKYKIDVHVISAGGGLTIPYQHNDIVVDVNHYFQLWNNARKYISQHLNHTVTLEIEPGRFLVAESGILIAQIRAVKKMGTRHFVLIDAGYNDLMRPVMYGSYHHISLIPGDNRNMIVETLCDTVVGGPLCESGDIFTQNINGTVLTRKLPCSAKVGDYLIFHDTGAYGASMSSNYNTRPLLPEVLFENGKMRQIRRKQKLEDLFMLETMENFHK from the coding sequence ATCAAAAATATAAAGGACCAGTATGGGTATACGATGCCTCAATCATAATTAATCGTATTACACAATTAAAACAATTTGATGTTATACGGTACGCTCAAAAATCTTGCTCTAATATTCATATTTTGCGATTAATGCACAATCATGGAGTGAAAATAGATGCTGTTTCTTTAGGAGAAATTGAACGAGCATTATTAGCTGGCTTTAAAACAGGAAAACAAAGTAATGAAATAGTTTTCACTGCTGACATCTTAGAAGAAGAAACTCTATTAAGAATATTAAAATTAAATATAGTTGTTAATGCAGGATCGATAGATATGTTAGAGCAATTAGGCATTTGTTCTCCTGGGCATAAAGTATGGTTACGTATTAATCCTGGATTTGGAAATGGACATAATCAAAAAACTAATACTGGAGGAGAAAATAGCAAACATGGTATCTGGCATGAAGATATACCAACCGCTTTATATTATATTCATCATTATGATTTACGATTAATTGGGCTGCATATGCATATTGGTTCCGGGGTACAATACGACCATTTGTCTAAAGTATGTAATGCGATGGTTCAGCAAATCTTAAAATATAAAATAGATGTACATGTTATTTCTGCTGGAGGAGGATTAACAATACCGTATCAACACAACGACATAGTTGTAGATGTAAATCATTATTTTCAATTATGGAATAACGCAAGAAAATACATCAGTCAACATTTAAATCACACAGTAACATTAGAAATAGAGCCTGGTCGCTTTCTTGTTGCGGAATCAGGGATATTAATTGCACAAATTAGAGCAGTAAAAAAAATGGGTACTCGTCATTTTGTATTAATAGACGCAGGATATAATGATTTAATGCGCCCAGTAATGTATGGCAGTTACCACCATATTTCATTGATACCCGGAGATAATCGCAACATGATTGTAGAAACATTATGTGATACCGTTGTTGGTGGGCCATTATGCGAATCTGGAGATATTTTTACACAAAATATAAATGGAACAGTATTGACGCGTAAATTACCTTGTTCAGCAAAAGTAGGAGATTATTTAATATTTCATGATACTGGTGCATACGGTGCTTCTATGTCTTCTAATTATAATACGCGTCCATTATTACCAGAGGTTTTATTTGAAAATGGGAAAATGCGTCAAATTCGCCGAAAACAAAAACTAGAAGATTTATTTATGTTAGAAACGATGGAAAATTTTCATAAATAA
- the recC gene encoding exodeoxyribonuclease V subunit gamma, with translation MFIIYHSNQSNAFKKLLINTMSDQSLPDPMQSEIILTEHSIMDQWIQIEIANHFGIACNIKFMTLMSFIQYISNKIEPNNSITNNFSCSSIYWKFMKILSQTQILNQCPIIDKYLHDDANQQKIGQFSEQLSNLFIQYLIYRPDWLNSWESNEIINDLDDTHQSWQSKIWRIFIENIECDHQKLNNNNIHPLQRCINFLKNTQNIICNHLPSRIFIFGITSIPPIYWNILKLLSYHIDIYLWFINPCCHNLIYIPNQDQDTITQQEKQLINQTTASSHSSSFVTAHLFKRNNHDNINHPLLNSWGNVARNTLSLFTQLQDKIELTSFIVPKQNSLLHIIQKNILEFQNHTKNKKKQSNTTTFKNNERHLLTLEDQSITCHVCHSIQREVEVLHDNLLSMMTDDPSLSPGDIIVMAYDIHYYKSAIHSIFDNIQDRHLPFNIATNSYKKNTHPIVSTFIKILNITHSRFTSEEILSFLTITPIASRFNMNKEEVKLLHQWTIESGIRWGLDDITMYNFNLPIINQNTWNFGLNRMLLGYAIKHQHNTWEKFLPYDDITIRDHSNVIGQLGEFLKTLKKWRDRFSHSYPLIEWRSYFKEIIDDFFYCDHLDSDNKKVLLFLKNCYEDVLESGIQAEYNQTISITVLRDKLCQKLTQNIIIPRFIPNVINFCNINPIFCIPYKIVCFLGMNDDKFPRNKITPDFNLMVKNPRKNDDNIYEKDCYSFLMALLLAQERIYISFIGHSMYDIAMNYPSVLVNELFEYIALNFYSKEHENIDININIKHIRQRLCQWHHPFPFSPDNFNSSNNQQSFAKEWLSTININNNHSPLIYPNFNTPLSYHATKTIMFQDLYNFYRHPVRTWFQNRLNVYFDQNTLKLSNDEPFSVDRLNRYKLNIKLIDYLIHNKNIDELYRNVRASGILPYGVFGKLYWTKQQKKMTILANQIKTFHCIEKHSLNISLIFDTTKLIGQLISVQENGLIRWQPRHLSMKDVLLLWIEHIIYCAIGGKGSSRLFGTSNTWHFPNLSRLHAKKLLFTLISDYCSGINTPVLLLHHAGGAWMNHIFDWNTRTISSNPHCQQEARQKLIQIWKGTKYSLFRESHDPYFRKLISFDLSEDTISKITETAEHYFFNAMKYRII, from the coding sequence ATGTTCATTATTTATCACTCTAATCAATCAAATGCATTCAAAAAACTATTAATTAATACTATGTCAGATCAATCATTACCTGATCCCATGCAATCTGAAATAATATTAACAGAACACAGTATTATGGATCAATGGATACAGATTGAGATAGCTAATCACTTTGGTATTGCATGTAATATCAAATTTATGACTTTAATGTCTTTCATACAATATATTTCTAATAAAATAGAACCCAATAACTCTATAACGAATAATTTCTCATGTTCTAGCATATATTGGAAATTTATGAAAATATTATCTCAAACGCAAATATTAAACCAGTGCCCTATTATAGACAAATACTTACACGATGATGCCAATCAACAAAAAATAGGTCAATTTTCTGAACAACTTTCCAATTTATTTATCCAATATTTAATATATCGTCCAGATTGGTTGAATAGCTGGGAATCCAATGAAATAATAAATGATTTAGATGACACGCATCAGTCCTGGCAATCAAAAATATGGCGCATATTTATAGAGAATATAGAATGTGATCATCAAAAATTGAATAATAATAATATACATCCTTTACAACGTTGCATTAATTTTTTAAAAAACACCCAAAATATAATTTGCAATCATCTTCCAAGTAGAATATTTATTTTTGGAATCACATCCATACCACCTATATATTGGAATATATTAAAATTATTAAGCTATCATATTGATATTTACTTATGGTTTATAAATCCATGTTGTCATAATTTGATTTATATACCTAATCAAGATCAAGATACTATAACACAACAAGAAAAACAATTGATCAACCAAACAACTGCTTCATCACATTCATCTTCATTTGTTACTGCTCACCTTTTCAAACGTAATAATCATGATAATATCAATCATCCTTTATTAAATTCATGGGGAAACGTCGCTCGCAATACTCTATCTTTATTTACTCAATTACAAGATAAAATAGAACTAACATCTTTCATTGTTCCTAAACAAAATTCTTTACTTCACATAATACAAAAAAACATTTTAGAATTTCAGAATCATACAAAAAATAAAAAAAAACAAAGTAATACCACAACATTTAAAAATAATGAACGACATTTATTAACATTAGAAGATCAATCAATTACTTGTCATGTTTGCCATAGTATTCAACGAGAAGTAGAAGTGTTACATGATAATTTATTATCCATGATGACAGATGATCCATCACTGTCTCCGGGAGACATCATAGTTATGGCTTACGATATACACTATTATAAATCAGCTATTCACAGTATATTTGATAATATACAAGATCGACATCTACCGTTTAATATCGCAACAAATAGCTATAAAAAAAATACTCACCCCATTGTATCAACTTTTATTAAAATACTTAATATAACACACAGTCGATTTACTTCTGAAGAAATTTTGTCATTTTTAACAATAACACCTATCGCATCTCGGTTTAACATGAACAAAGAAGAAGTGAAATTATTACACCAGTGGACTATTGAATCTGGTATTAGGTGGGGGCTTGATGATATTACCATGTATAATTTTAATTTGCCTATCATTAATCAAAATACCTGGAATTTTGGATTAAATCGAATGTTATTAGGTTATGCTATCAAACATCAACATAATACCTGGGAAAAATTTTTACCATATGATGATATAACGATCAGAGACCATTCTAATGTTATTGGTCAATTAGGTGAATTTTTAAAAACATTAAAAAAATGGAGAGATCGATTCAGTCATTCTTATCCATTGATAGAATGGAGATCTTATTTCAAAGAAATAATTGACGATTTTTTTTATTGTGATCATCTGGATTCAGACAACAAAAAAGTTTTACTATTCTTAAAAAACTGCTACGAAGATGTATTAGAATCAGGCATACAAGCAGAATATAATCAAACTATCAGTATAACAGTGCTACGCGATAAATTATGTCAAAAATTAACACAAAATATTATAATCCCCCGATTTATACCAAATGTAATTAATTTTTGCAATATTAATCCAATTTTCTGTATTCCTTACAAAATAGTGTGTTTTTTAGGCATGAATGACGATAAATTTCCTCGCAATAAAATTACCCCAGACTTTAATTTAATGGTTAAAAATCCACGCAAAAATGACGATAACATATACGAAAAAGATTGTTATTCATTTTTGATGGCATTGTTATTAGCTCAAGAACGGATATATATTAGTTTTATCGGGCACTCAATGTATGATATTGCCATGAATTATCCTTCTGTGCTAGTTAATGAACTTTTCGAATATATTGCTTTGAACTTTTACTCAAAAGAACATGAAAATATAGACATAAACATTAACATAAAACATATACGTCAGCGTTTATGCCAATGGCATCATCCGTTTCCTTTTTCTCCTGACAATTTTAATTCTAGTAATAACCAACAAAGTTTTGCTAAAGAATGGCTATCTACAATAAATATTAATAACAATCACTCTCCATTAATCTATCCGAATTTTAATACTCCACTTTCTTATCACGCTACAAAAACAATAATGTTTCAAGATTTATACAATTTTTATCGCCATCCAGTACGCACATGGTTTCAAAACCGTTTGAATGTTTATTTTGATCAAAACACATTAAAATTATCAAATGATGAACCTTTTTCGGTAGATAGACTCAATCGTTATAAACTAAATATAAAATTGATCGATTATCTAATTCATAATAAAAACATTGATGAACTATATCGTAATGTACGTGCTTCTGGAATTCTACCTTATGGTGTATTTGGAAAATTATATTGGACTAAACAACAAAAAAAAATGACAATACTGGCAAATCAAATAAAAACATTTCATTGTATTGAAAAACATAGCCTAAATATTTCTTTAATATTTGATACGACTAAATTAATCGGTCAATTAATTTCAGTTCAAGAAAATGGGTTGATACGTTGGCAACCTCGACATCTTTCTATGAAAGATGTATTATTATTATGGATAGAACATATCATCTATTGCGCTATAGGTGGAAAGGGCAGTAGTAGATTATTTGGTACTAGTAATACATGGCATTTTCCTAATTTATCAAGACTACATGCAAAAAAGTTACTATTCACTCTAATATCGGATTACTGTAGCGGTATAAACACACCAGTATTGCTATTACATCATGCTGGAGGAGCTTGGATGAATCATATATTCGACTGGAATACTCGAACAATTTCTTCAAACCCACATTGTCAACAAGAAGCGCGCCAAAAACTAATCCAAATTTGGAAAGGTACCAAATATTCTCTTTTTAGAGAAAGTCACGATCCATATTTTCGAAAACTTATCTCATTTGACTTAAGCGAAGACACCATCTCAAAAATTACTGAAACTGCAGAACATTACTTTTTCAACGCAATGAAATACAGAATAATATAA
- the recD gene encoding exodeoxyribonuclease V subunit alpha, with product MKDVVKKILKLGLWHSLDVQFADVLALPIYDDNNIKEALILASATLSANVRIGHVCLPLCFLTPDKLFQGNYPELTNTICRKLGKLSITDWQELLLSCPAVSDGSRVTPLILENKNLYLHHMWRDECIVAQFFNHKYQSNIFQKEKIIYVLNQLFPVSYTEIDWHKIATAIGITHHRVLISGGPGTGKTSIIAKIIAALLLCNNNNNLNIKITAPTGKAAALLTESFKTTINNIPQLKQYSLRNLPEKATTLHSLLRTLLYTEEMQYNYFNFSNLDLVVIDEASMVSLSILAQLILRLSPQTNVILFGDQHQLCSVEPGSVFKDVCQFSNFFYSPERHQELIDLTGYTLPVVSPSESSMHYNYNSIIDGTCILKKNYRFSESSGIHQLSSAINAGDYIKTLSLLNSNIYKDLYYICFVDKKSYITMILNCAMKYSNYFKKLKHTKILTKNILEIFSYYRILCASRDGPFGVIRLNYYVEQILNEKGLIQLNNSRNYIGRPIIILRNKPSLELYNGDVGVLLLNDQNKLSAYFISSQGGIKVIQIYQLPEHETCFAMTIHKAQGSEFQHISIVLSDRHTPLLTRELFYTAVTRARQYLCLYATDHVIISSVNLPTQRYSGLYNKIKNNIMSMV from the coding sequence ATGAAAGATGTTGTTAAAAAAATTTTAAAATTAGGATTGTGGCATTCATTAGACGTGCAATTTGCTGATGTATTGGCCCTTCCCATTTATGATGACAATAATATAAAAGAGGCATTAATTTTAGCTAGTGCAACTTTAAGTGCTAACGTTAGGATTGGTCATGTTTGTTTACCTTTATGTTTTCTTACTCCTGATAAATTATTTCAAGGAAATTATCCTGAATTAACGAATACGATATGTAGAAAATTAGGAAAATTATCTATAACTGATTGGCAAGAATTATTGCTTTCTTGTCCCGCGGTTAGTGATGGATCGCGGGTCACCCCATTAATATTGGAAAATAAGAATTTGTATTTACATCATATGTGGAGAGATGAATGTATAGTCGCTCAATTTTTTAATCATAAATATCAATCAAACATCTTTCAAAAAGAAAAAATAATTTATGTATTAAATCAATTATTTCCTGTTTCTTATACAGAAATTGATTGGCATAAAATAGCCACTGCTATTGGAATAACACATCATAGAGTATTAATTTCTGGAGGACCTGGAACCGGAAAAACATCTATTATAGCCAAGATAATAGCAGCATTATTGTTATGTAATAACAATAATAATTTAAATATCAAGATTACTGCTCCAACGGGAAAGGCAGCGGCTCTTTTGACTGAATCTTTTAAAACAACAATTAATAATATTCCACAATTAAAACAGTATTCTTTGCGTAATTTACCAGAAAAAGCTACCACTCTACATAGTTTACTTCGAACATTATTATATACAGAAGAGATGCAATATAATTACTTCAATTTTTCGAATTTAGATCTGGTAGTGATTGATGAAGCTTCTATGGTTAGTTTGTCTATATTAGCTCAGCTAATTTTAAGACTTTCTCCTCAAACGAATGTAATTTTGTTTGGTGATCAACATCAATTATGTTCAGTGGAACCTGGATCTGTATTTAAAGATGTGTGTCAATTTTCTAATTTTTTTTATTCTCCTGAACGTCATCAAGAACTTATAGATCTTACAGGTTACACATTGCCTGTTGTATCTCCTTCTGAATCATCTATGCATTATAATTATAATAGTATTATTGATGGTACATGTATACTAAAGAAAAATTATCGATTTAGTGAAAGTTCAGGAATTCATCAATTATCTAGCGCTATAAATGCAGGAGATTATATTAAAACGTTGTCATTATTAAATTCAAATATATACAAGGATTTATATTATATTTGTTTCGTAGATAAAAAAAGCTATATCACTATGATTCTTAATTGCGCAATGAAATATTCTAACTATTTTAAAAAATTGAAACACACTAAAATATTAACAAAAAATATTTTAGAGATTTTTTCTTATTATAGAATATTATGTGCATCACGTGATGGTCCATTTGGGGTAATAAGGCTTAATTATTATGTTGAACAAATATTAAATGAGAAAGGATTAATTCAATTAAATAATTCTAGGAACTATATAGGTAGACCGATTATTATATTGCGTAATAAACCATCATTAGAATTATATAATGGAGATGTTGGAGTTTTGTTGTTAAATGATCAAAACAAACTGTCTGCATATTTTATTTCATCACAAGGCGGTATAAAAGTTATACAAATATATCAATTGCCAGAGCACGAAACTTGTTTCGCTATGACTATACATAAAGCACAAGGCTCTGAATTTCAACATATCTCAATAGTATTATCTGATAGACATACACCATTACTAACGCGAGAATTGTTCTATACTGCTGTCACTAGAGCTCGTCAATATCTTTGTTTATACGCAACAGATCACGTAATAATAAGCAGCGTCAATTTGCCTACACAACGTTATAGCGGGCTATATAATAAAATAAAAAATAATATAATGTCTATGGTTTAA